Proteins from a genomic interval of Bradyrhizobium sp. CCGB01:
- a CDS encoding MFS transporter, whose amino-acid sequence MTITLPAAAREPDQPIADGLPAAQRRWAIAAIFTALAMASLDTAIANIALPAIAADLHVTPEQSVWVVNVYQIALVATLLPLGALGEIVGHQRIYLGGLVLFTIASLLCAVAWSLDSLLVARTLQGLGASGIMSVNTALVRFVYPGRMLGRGFGHNALVVATAFTFGPSVASAILAVGPWPWLFAVNIPFGLVAIGIGFAMLPKTPRADHGFDFLGAILASACLGLFITGIGSAAHNLSPVVVGIELVAALALGFILTRRHADHPAPMLPIDLFARPMFALSAATAVCSFAVQGLAFVSLPFYFEDVLGRSQVETGFFMTPWPLVVGIMAPIAGRLSDRHAVGLLGGVGLVLLGLGMALLAMLPSNPAIPDIIWRMVICGMGFGFFQAPNMKAVMSSAPPHRSGSASGIVATARLTGQTTGAALAAACFALAGHEGATVALALGAGFAALGSVMSFLRLAVK is encoded by the coding sequence ATGACAATCACGTTACCTGCCGCCGCGCGCGAGCCTGACCAGCCCATTGCCGACGGCCTGCCGGCCGCGCAGCGGCGCTGGGCGATCGCCGCGATCTTCACCGCGCTGGCGATGGCCTCGCTCGACACCGCGATCGCCAACATCGCGCTGCCGGCCATTGCCGCCGATCTGCATGTCACGCCGGAGCAGTCGGTCTGGGTGGTCAACGTCTACCAGATCGCGCTGGTGGCGACGCTGCTGCCGCTCGGCGCGCTCGGCGAGATCGTCGGCCACCAGCGCATCTATCTCGGCGGCCTCGTCCTGTTCACCATCGCCTCGCTGCTCTGCGCGGTGGCGTGGTCGCTGGACAGCCTGCTGGTCGCGCGCACGCTGCAAGGCCTGGGCGCAAGCGGCATCATGAGCGTCAACACGGCGCTGGTGCGCTTCGTCTATCCCGGGAGGATGCTCGGCCGCGGTTTCGGCCACAACGCGCTGGTGGTCGCGACCGCCTTCACCTTCGGCCCTTCGGTCGCCTCCGCCATTCTCGCGGTCGGCCCATGGCCCTGGCTGTTTGCCGTCAACATCCCGTTCGGCCTCGTCGCGATCGGGATCGGCTTTGCGATGCTGCCGAAGACGCCGCGGGCCGATCACGGCTTTGACTTCCTCGGCGCGATCCTGGCATCTGCCTGCCTCGGCCTGTTCATCACGGGCATCGGCAGCGCCGCGCACAATCTGTCGCCGGTGGTCGTGGGCATCGAGCTGGTCGCGGCCCTCGCGCTCGGCTTCATCCTGACGCGCCGCCATGCCGACCATCCGGCGCCGATGCTGCCGATCGATTTGTTCGCCCGGCCGATGTTCGCGCTGTCGGCTGCGACGGCCGTGTGCTCCTTCGCCGTACAGGGCCTCGCCTTCGTCTCGCTGCCGTTCTATTTCGAGGACGTGCTGGGCCGCTCGCAGGTCGAGACCGGCTTCTTCATGACGCCGTGGCCGCTGGTGGTCGGCATCATGGCGCCGATTGCCGGCCGCCTCTCCGATCGACACGCCGTCGGCCTGCTCGGCGGCGTCGGCCTCGTGCTGCTCGGCCTCGGCATGGCGTTGCTTGCGATGCTCCCGTCCAATCCTGCCATCCCCGACATCATCTGGCGGATGGTGATCTGCGGCATGGGTTTTGGCTTCTTCCAGGCGCCGAACATGAAAGCGGTGATGTCGAGCGCGCCGCCCCACCGCAGCGGCAGCGCCTCCGGCATCGTCGCGACCGCGCGGCTGACGGGACAGACGACCGGCGCCGCGCTCGCGGCGGCCTGCTTTGCTCTCGCGGGCCACGAAGGCGCCACGGTCGCTCTGGCGCTCGGGGCCGGCTTTGCCGCCCTCGGCAGCGTGATGAGCTTCCTGCGGCTTGCGGTGAAGTAG
- a CDS encoding isocitrate/isopropylmalate dehydrogenase family protein — protein MQIVVLPGDGIGPEITTATSGVLRAASERFQLNLRLEEHAVGHASLKLSGTTVRPELLDIARAADGLILGPTATFDFKDEAHGEINPSRHFRKNLDLYANVRPARTYAGRPGRFGEFDLVVVRENTEGFYADRNMEQGNGEMLVTPDVAISLRRITRACCERIAHAACRLAMKRRKHLTIVHKANVLKIGDGMFLDICRAAAKAYPGLAVDDILVDAMMAHVVRNPDRFDVIVATNMFGDILSDLTAELSGSLGLGGSLNVGDRYAMAQAAHGSAPDIAGQDVANPVSLILSTALLLAWHGEKTGAVRYEEAARAMEAAVAKALREGRATRDVGGKLGTIAAGAAIAEILQAE, from the coding sequence ATGCAAATCGTCGTTCTGCCCGGTGACGGCATCGGACCGGAGATCACGACCGCGACATCGGGTGTGCTGCGCGCGGCCTCCGAACGCTTCCAGCTCAATCTGCGGCTGGAGGAGCACGCGGTCGGGCATGCGAGCCTCAAGCTATCAGGCACCACCGTGCGCCCCGAGCTGCTCGACATCGCCCGCGCCGCGGACGGCCTGATCCTGGGCCCGACCGCGACCTTCGACTTCAAGGACGAGGCGCATGGCGAGATCAATCCGTCCAGGCATTTTCGCAAGAACCTCGACCTCTACGCCAATGTCAGGCCCGCGCGCACCTATGCAGGGCGGCCCGGCCGGTTCGGCGAGTTCGACCTCGTCGTGGTGCGCGAGAACACCGAAGGCTTCTACGCCGACCGCAACATGGAGCAGGGCAATGGCGAGATGCTGGTCACGCCTGATGTCGCGATCTCGCTGCGCCGGATCACGCGGGCGTGCTGCGAGCGCATCGCGCACGCCGCCTGCCGTCTGGCGATGAAGCGGCGCAAGCATCTCACCATCGTGCACAAGGCCAATGTGCTCAAGATCGGCGACGGCATGTTTCTGGACATCTGCCGCGCGGCGGCGAAGGCCTATCCCGGCCTCGCAGTCGACGACATCCTGGTCGATGCCATGATGGCGCATGTCGTGCGCAACCCCGATCGCTTCGACGTGATCGTCGCCACCAACATGTTCGGCGACATCTTGTCCGATCTCACTGCGGAGCTTTCAGGCAGCCTCGGCCTCGGCGGCTCGCTCAATGTCGGCGACCGTTACGCCATGGCGCAGGCCGCGCACGGCTCGGCGCCCGACATCGCCGGGCAGGACGTCGCCAATCCGGTCTCGCTGATCCTCTCGACCGCGCTGCTGCTCGCCTGGCATGGCGAGAAGACCGGCGCCGTGCGCTACGAGGAGGCGGCACGTGCGATGGAGGCGGCGGTGGCGAAGGCGCTTCGCGAGGGCAGGGCGACGCGCGACGTCGGCGGCAAGCTCGGCACGATCGCAGCGGGGGCTGCGATTGCGGAGATCTTGCAGGCGGAGTGA
- a CDS encoding SDR family NAD(P)-dependent oxidoreductase — translation MDLGLKSKTAVVTGASIGIGRAIARGLAAEGVRVVGVARRTDLLAELVNEVGGGLITPFEQDVMAKDAAEKIAAFAVGELGHVDILINNAGGSRPLPVDAPDSKWDEAIALNFTSYRRIAHALLPQMIERKWGRIVNITGKSEPEGLNAAFAAKAAVHAWAKGLSREIGGHGITINCIPPGRIMSEQIRRNYPPDYRERFAEEEIPVGYWGEPEDLAALAVFLASPVARYITGTVIPVDGGLRRYQF, via the coding sequence ATGGACCTCGGGCTCAAATCGAAAACCGCAGTCGTCACCGGAGCGAGCATCGGCATCGGCCGCGCCATCGCCAGGGGCCTCGCTGCAGAAGGCGTCCGCGTCGTCGGCGTGGCGCGGCGCACCGATCTGCTTGCCGAGCTTGTGAACGAAGTCGGCGGCGGCCTGATCACGCCGTTCGAGCAGGACGTGATGGCCAAGGACGCGGCGGAGAAGATCGCAGCCTTCGCCGTGGGCGAGCTCGGCCATGTCGACATCCTCATCAACAATGCCGGCGGCAGCCGCCCGCTGCCGGTCGATGCGCCCGACAGCAAATGGGACGAGGCGATCGCGCTGAATTTCACCAGCTACCGCCGCATCGCACATGCACTTCTGCCGCAGATGATCGAACGCAAATGGGGCCGCATCGTCAACATCACCGGCAAGTCCGAGCCGGAAGGCCTCAACGCCGCCTTCGCCGCCAAGGCCGCCGTGCACGCCTGGGCCAAGGGCCTGTCGCGCGAGATCGGCGGGCACGGCATCACCATCAATTGCATCCCGCCCGGCCGCATCATGAGCGAACAGATCCGCCGCAACTATCCGCCGGATTATCGCGAGCGCTTTGCGGAAGAAGAGATCCCGGTCGGCTATTGGGGCGAGCCCGAGGACCTCGCGGCGCTCGCGGTGTTTCTGGCATCACCGGTGGCGCGATACATCACGGGGACGGTGATCCCGGTGGATGGGGGGCTGAGGCGGTACCAGTTCTAG
- a CDS encoding methyltransferase domain-containing protein yields MVWDPQQYLKFSGHRLRPAVDLLMRIPDVGPRTIADLGAGAGNVTKLIKERWPNASVTGVEGSAEMVAAGRKAAPDVEWSHEDLGHWRPAKQYDVVYSNAALHWLPNHAALFPSVMEKVARGGMLAVQMPRNFLAPSHVLIGETALNGPWRSKVEHLVTPPPVQGPAYYHDLLAPMSANIDIWETEYLQVLEGDNPVKEWTKGTWLTRYLDILQGDEKAAFEAAYGERVAKAYPKNAAGQTLFPFRRLFMVAQRKS; encoded by the coding sequence ATGGTCTGGGATCCGCAGCAATATCTGAAATTCTCCGGTCACCGGCTCCGGCCCGCCGTCGACCTGTTGATGCGGATTCCGGATGTCGGCCCGCGCACCATCGCCGATCTCGGCGCCGGCGCCGGCAACGTGACAAAACTCATCAAGGAACGCTGGCCGAATGCGAGCGTGACCGGTGTCGAGGGTTCGGCCGAGATGGTTGCCGCGGGGCGGAAGGCGGCGCCGGATGTGGAATGGTCGCACGAAGACCTCGGCCATTGGCGTCCCGCGAAGCAGTATGACGTCGTCTATTCCAATGCCGCACTGCACTGGCTGCCCAATCATGCGGCACTGTTTCCGTCGGTCATGGAGAAGGTGGCGCGTGGGGGCATGCTTGCGGTGCAGATGCCGCGCAACTTCCTCGCGCCATCGCATGTGCTGATTGGCGAGACGGCGCTGAACGGTCCGTGGCGTTCAAAGGTCGAGCATCTCGTCACGCCGCCGCCGGTGCAAGGGCCAGCCTACTATCACGATCTTCTTGCTCCGATGTCGGCCAATATCGACATCTGGGAGACCGAATATCTGCAAGTGCTCGAAGGCGACAACCCCGTGAAGGAATGGACCAAGGGGACCTGGCTGACGCGCTATCTCGATATCTTGCAAGGCGACGAGAAGGCTGCGTTCGAGGCAGCCTATGGCGAACGTGTCGCAAAAGCCTATCCGAAGAATGCCGCGGGACAGACGCTGTTCCCGTTCCGGCGTCTGTTCATGGTCGCACAGCGCAAAAGCTGA
- a CDS encoding DctP family TRAP transporter solute-binding subunit codes for MRKLLLAIAAAAILAAPAVAQAQSPIVIKFSHVVANDTPKGKGALKFKELAEKYTDGKVKVEIYPNSTLYKDKEEIEALQLGSVQMLAPSTAKFAPLGIKEFEALDLPWLFKDDATYSNAMKGTVGKWLFQKLEAKGITGLAYWDNGFHMLSANRALVKPTDFQGLKFRISGSKVADQYFRILGSIPQIMAFSEVYQALQTGVVDGCENTASNYLTQKFYEVQKDITVSYHAHLQYAVIVNSKFWNGLPPDIRTQLDKAMAEATEYTNQIAHQENDDALAEIKKTGKTTLHYLTDADRKAWQEAMQPTYKWAKGRVGQEVLDLVAKELDVKMN; via the coding sequence ATGCGCAAGCTGCTTCTTGCGATCGCCGCCGCAGCTATTCTCGCGGCCCCTGCCGTTGCCCAGGCTCAAAGTCCAATCGTCATCAAGTTCAGCCACGTCGTCGCCAACGACACCCCGAAGGGGAAGGGCGCGCTGAAGTTCAAGGAACTCGCCGAGAAGTACACCGACGGCAAGGTCAAGGTCGAGATCTACCCGAACTCCACGCTCTACAAGGACAAGGAGGAGATCGAGGCGCTCCAGCTCGGCTCGGTGCAGATGCTCGCGCCTTCCACCGCGAAATTCGCACCTCTAGGCATCAAGGAATTCGAGGCGCTCGACCTGCCCTGGCTGTTCAAGGACGACGCGACCTATTCCAACGCGATGAAGGGCACGGTCGGCAAGTGGCTGTTCCAGAAGCTCGAGGCCAAGGGCATCACCGGGCTCGCCTATTGGGACAATGGCTTCCACATGCTGTCCGCCAACCGCGCCTTGGTGAAGCCGACCGATTTCCAGGGATTGAAATTCCGCATTTCGGGCTCGAAGGTCGCCGACCAGTATTTCCGCATCCTCGGCTCGATCCCGCAGATCATGGCGTTCTCGGAAGTCTACCAGGCGCTGCAGACCGGCGTGGTCGACGGCTGCGAGAACACCGCGTCCAACTATCTGACGCAGAAATTCTACGAGGTGCAGAAGGACATCACCGTGTCCTATCACGCGCATCTGCAATATGCCGTCATCGTCAACTCGAAATTCTGGAACGGGCTGCCGCCCGACATCCGCACCCAGCTCGACAAGGCGATGGCGGAGGCGACTGAATACACCAACCAGATCGCGCATCAGGAGAACGACGATGCGCTGGCCGAGATCAAGAAGACCGGCAAGACCACGCTGCATTATTTGACTGACGCCGACCGCAAGGCGTGGCAGGAAGCGATGCAGCCGACTTATAAATGGGCAAAGGGACGGGTCGGGCAGGAGGTGCTCGATCTCGTCGCCAAGGAACTCGACGTCAAGATGAACTGA
- a CDS encoding TRAP transporter large permease produces MRVFIVFALLLSLMLTGMPISIALGLTVLSFMFTLTDVRTESVALKLFTGIENFEIMAIPFFILAGNFLTHGGVARRMINFATALVGHWYGGLALSGVVACALFAAISGSSPATVVAIGSVILPAMIAQGFPRRFGAGVITTSGSLGILIPPSIPMVLYAVSTNTSVGKLFIAGIVPGMVLAFLLGATTFYRAWRNDYPRMPKATFMERFDAFRKSIWGILLIVIVIGGIYTGLFTPTEAAAVSAVYAFIVAVFIYKDLKLRDVPRVLLSSANLSAMLLYIITNAVLFSFLMTYENVPQALAQWMIDQGLGWIGFLLVVNLLLLLAGNVMEPSSIILIMAPILFPVAVKLGIDPIHFGILMTVNMEVGLCHPPVGLNLYVASGIAKMGITELTVAVWPWLLTMLAFLVVVTYWPGLSLWLPRLLGM; encoded by the coding sequence GTGCGCGTCTTCATCGTGTTCGCGCTTCTGCTTTCGTTGATGCTCACGGGAATGCCGATCTCGATCGCGCTGGGTCTCACCGTGCTCAGCTTCATGTTCACGCTGACCGACGTGCGAACGGAATCGGTGGCGCTGAAGCTGTTCACCGGCATCGAGAATTTCGAGATCATGGCGATCCCGTTCTTCATCCTCGCCGGCAACTTCCTGACCCATGGCGGCGTCGCGCGCCGCATGATCAATTTCGCGACCGCGCTGGTCGGCCATTGGTACGGCGGTCTCGCCCTGTCGGGCGTGGTCGCCTGCGCGCTGTTTGCCGCGATCTCCGGCTCGTCGCCGGCGACCGTGGTGGCGATCGGCTCGGTGATCCTGCCCGCCATGATCGCGCAGGGATTCCCGAGACGGTTCGGTGCGGGCGTGATCACGACCTCCGGCTCGCTCGGCATTCTCATTCCGCCGTCGATCCCGATGGTTCTCTACGCGGTCTCCACCAACACCTCGGTCGGCAAGCTCTTCATCGCCGGCATCGTGCCGGGAATGGTGCTCGCATTCCTGCTCGGTGCGACGACCTTCTATCGCGCCTGGCGTAACGACTATCCGCGGATGCCGAAGGCCACGTTCATGGAGCGCTTCGATGCGTTCCGCAAGTCGATCTGGGGCATCCTGCTGATCGTGATCGTGATCGGCGGCATCTACACCGGCTTGTTCACGCCGACGGAAGCCGCGGCCGTCAGCGCGGTCTACGCCTTCATCGTTGCGGTGTTCATCTACAAGGATTTGAAGCTGCGGGACGTGCCGCGGGTGTTGCTGTCGTCGGCGAATCTTTCGGCGATGCTGCTCTACATCATCACCAACGCCGTGCTGTTCTCGTTCCTGATGACCTACGAGAACGTGCCGCAGGCGCTGGCGCAATGGATGATCGACCAGGGCTTGGGGTGGATCGGCTTCCTGCTGGTCGTCAACCTGCTGCTGCTGCTGGCGGGCAACGTGATGGAGCCGTCTTCGATCATTCTGATCATGGCGCCGATCCTGTTTCCGGTCGCGGTCAAGCTCGGCATCGACCCCATTCATTTCGGCATCCTGATGACGGTCAACATGGAGGTCGGCCTGTGCCATCCGCCGGTCGGGCTCAACCTCTACGTCGCATCAGGCATCGCCAAGATGGGCATTACCGAGCTCACGGTCGCGGTGTGGCCCTGGCTGTTGACGATGCTGGCCTTCCTCGTGGTCGTGACCTATTGGCCGGGCCTGTCGTTGTGGCTGCCGAGACTGTTGGGGATGTAG
- a CDS encoding alkyl/aryl-sulfatase has product MTDPSKEPKDATASVIAQQAAMQNALPFSDTRDFDDAARGFLGTIENAKITNPQGRTVWSLEPYGFLSSEQAPPTVNPSLWRQSRLNMQHGLFEVVPGVYQVRGLDIANMTLIEGDNGVIVVDTLTSIEGARAALDLYYKHRGQRPVAAVIFTHTHTDHWGGARGVLEEDALATSRVPIIAPNLFMEHAVSENIIAGPAMLRRAQYQFGPFLAKGARGQVDCGLGKSMAAGSVALLRPTDLIMATGDKRMIDGVEFEFQMAPNSEAPAEMHFFIPRYKLLNLAENCTHNFHNLLPFRGADVRDALAWSKYLGEALQLWDGKAEAMCGQHHWPVWGADRIGTMIRQQRDLYKFAHDQTIRLMNHGLTAAEIAETIQLPKSLEGAWHGRGYYGHIRHNVKAIYQKYLGWYDANPVNLDPLPPVESGKKYVEYMGGADAILARARKDFDKGEFRFVAQALGHLVFAEPDNAAARALLADTLEQLGYAAESSTWRNAYLFGAQELRQGMPKTPPRPPMPRETLAALRTSQLWDVLGIRLNGPKAEGKHIVLNWSFSDTGETFVLNLENSALTYTGGVQAEDADASFTLARATLDEVIAKLTSFPEAVAAGKVKLSGNPMKLAELMGLMDEFPRMFEIVEPKRAVVA; this is encoded by the coding sequence ATGACAGACCCCAGCAAAGAGCCGAAGGACGCAACGGCGTCCGTCATCGCGCAGCAGGCGGCGATGCAAAATGCGCTGCCGTTTTCCGACACGCGGGATTTCGACGATGCCGCGCGCGGCTTCCTCGGCACGATCGAGAACGCGAAGATTACAAACCCGCAAGGCAGGACGGTCTGGAGCCTCGAGCCCTACGGCTTCCTGTCATCCGAGCAGGCGCCGCCGACGGTCAATCCGAGCCTGTGGCGGCAGTCGCGGCTCAACATGCAGCACGGGCTGTTCGAGGTCGTGCCCGGCGTCTATCAGGTGCGCGGGCTCGACATCGCGAACATGACGCTGATCGAGGGCGACAATGGCGTCATCGTTGTGGATACGCTGACCTCGATCGAGGGCGCGCGTGCTGCGCTCGATCTTTATTACAAGCATCGCGGCCAGCGGCCCGTCGCGGCCGTCATCTTCACGCACACCCACACTGATCACTGGGGCGGTGCGCGCGGCGTGCTGGAGGAGGATGCGCTGGCGACCTCCCGTGTGCCGATCATCGCGCCGAACCTTTTCATGGAGCACGCGGTCTCCGAGAACATCATCGCGGGACCGGCGATGCTGCGCCGGGCGCAGTATCAGTTCGGCCCGTTCCTCGCCAAGGGGGCACGAGGGCAGGTCGATTGCGGGCTCGGCAAGTCGATGGCCGCGGGATCGGTCGCGCTGCTTCGGCCGACCGACCTGATCATGGCGACCGGCGACAAGCGCATGATCGACGGCGTCGAGTTCGAATTCCAGATGGCGCCGAACAGCGAAGCGCCGGCGGAGATGCACTTCTTCATCCCGCGCTACAAGCTGCTGAACCTTGCCGAGAACTGCACGCACAATTTCCACAATCTGCTGCCGTTCCGCGGCGCCGACGTGCGCGATGCGCTGGCCTGGTCGAAGTATCTGGGCGAGGCCCTGCAGCTCTGGGACGGCAAGGCGGAAGCGATGTGCGGCCAGCATCACTGGCCGGTGTGGGGAGCCGATCGGATCGGCACGATGATCCGGCAGCAGCGCGATCTCTACAAATTCGCGCATGACCAGACCATCCGCCTGATGAACCACGGCCTCACGGCAGCCGAGATCGCCGAGACGATCCAGTTGCCGAAGAGCTTGGAGGGCGCCTGGCACGGCCGCGGCTATTACGGTCATATCCGGCATAACGTGAAGGCGATCTACCAGAAATATCTCGGCTGGTACGATGCCAACCCGGTCAATCTCGATCCGCTGCCGCCGGTCGAGTCCGGCAAGAAATATGTCGAGTACATGGGCGGCGCCGACGCCATCCTCGCGCGCGCCCGCAAGGACTTCGACAAGGGTGAATTCCGCTTCGTGGCGCAGGCGCTCGGCCATCTCGTCTTCGCCGAGCCTGATAATGCCGCGGCACGCGCACTGCTGGCGGATACGCTCGAGCAGCTCGGTTATGCCGCCGAAAGCTCGACCTGGCGCAACGCCTATCTGTTCGGCGCACAGGAATTGCGCCAGGGCATGCCGAAGACCCCGCCGCGCCCGCCGATGCCGCGCGAGACGTTGGCGGCGCTGCGCACCTCACAGCTCTGGGACGTGCTCGGCATTCGCCTCAACGGCCCGAAGGCGGAAGGCAAGCATATCGTGCTGAACTGGAGCTTTTCCGATACCGGCGAGACGTTCGTGCTCAACCTGGAAAACTCTGCGCTGACCTATACCGGAGGCGTGCAGGCGGAAGACGCGGACGCCAGCTTCACACTCGCGCGCGCAACGCTCGATGAAGTCATCGCCAAGCTGACCAGCTTTCCGGAAGCCGTCGCTGCCGGCAAGGTCAAGCTATCGGGTAATCCGATGAAGCTTGCCGAGCTGATGGGCCTGATGGACGAATTCCCGCGCATGTTCGAGATCGTCGAGCCGAAGCGCGCGGTGGTGGCGTAG
- a CDS encoding glycosyltransferase family 4 protein, giving the protein MRIAQVAPLTEAVPPKLYGGTERVVHWLTEELVALGHDVTLFASGDSQTSAKLDALWPRALRLDGSVRDPNALHMVLLERVRQKCDDEEFDFLHFHLDYYPWSLFHRQPTPFVTTLHGRLDLPEHQPVFNTFTKMPVISISNAQRRPVPQANWVTTIHHGLPEDLLTPKPAKQEYLAVLGRIAPEKGVDRAIKIAMHCGIPLKIAAKVDRADQDYYDELIKPMIVNNPLVEFIGEISDHEKSDFLSGALALLLPIDWPEPFGLVMIEAMACGTPVVAFNRGSVPEIIDEGLTGFVVEDIISAAGVVNRLAKLDRAAIRKQFEKRFTARRMALDYLAAYRSLTEAQAPRIKLVSSAE; this is encoded by the coding sequence ATGCGCATCGCGCAGGTAGCTCCGTTGACGGAGGCTGTTCCACCCAAGCTGTATGGCGGCACCGAGCGGGTGGTGCATTGGTTGACGGAAGAGTTGGTTGCCTTGGGCCACGACGTCACGCTGTTCGCCAGCGGTGACTCGCAGACCTCGGCGAAACTGGATGCATTATGGCCGCGGGCGCTTCGCCTCGACGGTTCCGTGCGCGATCCCAACGCGCTTCACATGGTGCTCCTGGAGCGCGTGCGGCAGAAATGTGACGACGAGGAGTTCGACTTCCTCCACTTCCATCTCGATTACTATCCGTGGTCCCTGTTCCACCGGCAGCCGACCCCGTTCGTGACCACGCTGCACGGCCGGCTCGACCTGCCGGAGCATCAGCCGGTATTCAACACCTTCACCAAGATGCCGGTGATCTCGATCTCGAATGCGCAGCGCAGGCCGGTGCCGCAGGCAAACTGGGTCACGACGATCCATCACGGCCTGCCGGAAGACCTGCTCACGCCGAAGCCGGCGAAACAGGAATACCTCGCCGTGCTCGGCCGCATCGCCCCCGAGAAGGGCGTCGACCGCGCCATCAAGATCGCGATGCATTGCGGCATCCCGCTGAAGATCGCGGCCAAGGTCGATCGCGCCGACCAGGACTATTATGACGAGCTGATCAAGCCGATGATCGTGAACAACCCGCTGGTCGAATTCATCGGCGAGATCAGCGATCACGAGAAATCGGACTTCCTGAGCGGTGCGCTCGCACTGCTGCTGCCGATCGACTGGCCGGAGCCGTTCGGCCTCGTGATGATCGAAGCCATGGCCTGCGGGACGCCGGTGGTCGCCTTCAACCGCGGCTCGGTGCCCGAGATCATCGACGAAGGCCTCACCGGCTTCGTGGTCGAGGACATCATCAGCGCTGCCGGCGTCGTCAATCGCCTCGCGAAACTGGATCGCGCGGCCATCCGCAAGCAGTTCGAGAAGCGCTTCACGGCGCGGCGGATGGCGCTGGACTATCTCGCGGCCTATCGCAGCCTGACCGAGGCCCAGGCGCCGCGGATCAAGCTGGTGAGCAGCGCGGAGTAG